A single region of the Austwickia chelonae genome encodes:
- a CDS encoding TetR/AcrR family transcriptional regulator, giving the protein MAAQVNDSPTRDRRAQRRQATYDEMMGIARGALQEGRPLSLRAIAADMGMTAPALYRYVDSHAALQEALVNSIYADVIAEMESQVSRWPEERASERLFFSIAAFREWALSKPEEFRLVFGQPKSHWDPEAEEESVPRAIQFLLHFARCLRALLDQGKISAPAEKSLPPAAPMMIRSHLGPWLDTQAVPDLPSGVWWSALRDWVMLCGVIRMEVDGLVPAEVVTDAAIFQETLRCCALRSGADDSATRAGLAEAFGKS; this is encoded by the coding sequence GTGGCAGCCCAGGTGAATGACAGCCCTACCCGTGATCGACGTGCCCAGCGCCGCCAAGCGACATATGACGAGATGATGGGCATCGCGCGTGGAGCCCTACAAGAAGGACGACCATTGTCCTTGCGCGCGATTGCCGCCGACATGGGGATGACCGCTCCGGCGCTCTACCGCTATGTCGATTCTCATGCAGCGTTGCAGGAAGCACTGGTCAACTCGATCTACGCCGATGTGATAGCGGAGATGGAGAGCCAGGTGAGCCGCTGGCCCGAGGAGAGAGCCAGCGAGCGTCTTTTCTTCTCGATCGCGGCCTTCCGTGAGTGGGCTCTGTCGAAGCCGGAGGAATTCCGTCTGGTCTTCGGACAGCCGAAGTCCCACTGGGACCCGGAGGCCGAAGAGGAATCGGTGCCTCGTGCGATCCAGTTCCTCCTGCATTTCGCCCGCTGCCTGCGGGCCTTGCTGGACCAGGGGAAGATCTCGGCTCCGGCCGAGAAGTCCTTGCCCCCGGCCGCGCCGATGATGATCCGCAGCCATTTGGGTCCGTGGTTGGACACCCAGGCGGTGCCTGACCTGCCGTCAGGTGTGTGGTGGTCGGCCTTGCGTGACTGGGTCATGTTGTGCGGCGTCATCCGGATGGAGGTCGACGGTTTGGTGCCTGCCGAGGTGGTCACCGACGCAGCGATCTTCCAGGAGACCTTGCGTTGTTGCGCGCTGCGATCCGGCGCTGACGACTCGGCGACCAGAGCTGGTCTCGCTGAGGCATTCGGCAAGTCCTGA
- a CDS encoding catalase, translated as MNDAQNPAISHANRSGSTLLNGAPAVSDRTSLTLGPDGPLLLHDHALVTSLAHFNRENIPDRKPHAKGSGAFGELIVTHDVSRYTKAALFQPGTRTRMLARFSTVAGEAGSPDTWRDVRGFALKFYTSEGNWDLVGNNTPVFFVRDPMKFPHFIRSQKRLPHSGLRDQNMQWDFWTMNPETSHQVTYLMGDRGLPRSWRYMNGYGSHTYMWTNAEGERFWVKFHFHSDQGVENWAGSDAEKIAGEDADFHRRDLFDAIEKGDLPSWTLSVQVMPYEEAKTYRFNPFDLTKIWSHQDYPLIEVGRMTLDRNPENFFAQVDQASFAPSNIVPGIGFSPDRMLLARVFAYADAHRARLGVNHDQLPVNQPLPEVMEKRNVYTFDGPMRYHHSGSQATYAANSTGRPYSDVEGPVEDRWEADGEMVHCAQTLRIEDDDFGQAGTLVRDVFDDAQRDRFVQTVAGTLLQGVSRPVLERAFWYWSQVDTQIGARIKAEVERGQTGQ; from the coding sequence ATGAATGACGCACAGAACCCCGCCATCTCACATGCCAACCGTTCAGGTTCCACACTCCTCAACGGTGCACCTGCGGTCAGCGACCGGACCAGCCTCACCCTCGGGCCCGACGGCCCCCTTCTCCTGCACGATCACGCCCTGGTCACCTCACTGGCCCACTTCAACCGGGAGAACATCCCCGATCGCAAACCACACGCCAAGGGCTCAGGGGCATTCGGTGAACTCATTGTTACCCACGACGTCAGCCGTTACACCAAGGCTGCCCTGTTCCAGCCCGGCACCCGCACCCGGATGCTGGCCCGTTTCTCCACCGTGGCCGGCGAAGCCGGCTCCCCCGACACCTGGCGTGACGTCCGCGGATTCGCGTTGAAGTTCTACACCTCCGAGGGCAACTGGGACCTCGTCGGAAACAACACACCCGTCTTCTTCGTGCGGGACCCGATGAAATTCCCCCATTTCATCCGCAGCCAGAAACGTCTGCCCCACTCCGGTCTGCGTGATCAGAACATGCAATGGGATTTCTGGACGATGAATCCGGAGACCTCCCACCAGGTGACTTACCTGATGGGAGATCGAGGACTTCCGCGCAGTTGGCGATACATGAACGGTTACGGCAGCCACACCTACATGTGGACCAACGCCGAGGGAGAACGCTTCTGGGTGAAATTCCACTTCCACAGCGATCAGGGCGTCGAGAACTGGGCCGGATCCGACGCAGAGAAAATCGCCGGAGAGGACGCCGACTTCCACCGGCGCGATCTGTTCGACGCCATCGAGAAGGGCGATCTGCCCAGCTGGACGCTCAGCGTCCAGGTGATGCCGTACGAAGAAGCGAAGACCTACCGGTTCAACCCCTTCGACCTGACGAAGATCTGGTCCCACCAGGACTACCCCCTGATCGAGGTCGGCCGGATGACCTTGGACCGCAACCCGGAGAACTTCTTCGCCCAGGTCGACCAGGCCTCCTTCGCCCCGTCGAATATCGTTCCCGGGATCGGCTTCTCCCCCGACCGCATGCTTCTGGCCCGAGTCTTCGCCTACGCCGACGCCCACCGTGCCCGGCTCGGCGTGAACCATGACCAGCTGCCGGTGAACCAGCCGTTGCCGGAGGTCATGGAGAAGCGCAATGTCTACACCTTCGACGGGCCGATGCGCTATCACCACAGCGGTTCGCAGGCCACCTACGCCGCCAACTCGACCGGACGCCCTTACTCCGACGTCGAAGGACCGGTGGAAGACCGGTGGGAGGCCGACGGCGAGATGGTGCACTGCGCCCAGACCCTCCGCATCGAGGACGACGACTTCGGACAGGCCGGAACCCTCGTCCGGGATGTCTTCGACGACGCCCAGCGGGACCGGTTCGTCCAGACGGTCGCCGGTACCCTTCTGCAGGGCGTCAGCCGTCCTGTCCTGGAACGGGCTTTCTGGTACTGGTCGCAGGTCGACACGCAGATCGGCGCCCGGATCAAGGCCGAGGTCGAACGAGGCCAGACCGGGCAGTGA
- a CDS encoding ASCH domain-containing protein: MTGEEDVPPGDAHVDSDLEAFWTDAKIHVNLTELAPYIGEHPLSAVRPPECSFGTTPEQADLLLGLILTGQKTATASALWDYEAAGEQLPRVGQLCIVLDGRGRPRALLRTDSVAVVPFDEVDEGHAVADGGSDGSLARWREVHRGLFSERFSPGRGFAEDMPVVLERFTVLHASRV; the protein is encoded by the coding sequence ATGACTGGCGAAGAGGATGTCCCGCCCGGAGATGCCCACGTCGACAGCGACCTGGAAGCCTTCTGGACGGATGCGAAGATCCACGTCAACCTGACCGAGCTGGCTCCCTACATCGGCGAGCATCCGCTGTCCGCCGTCCGTCCCCCGGAATGCTCCTTCGGGACGACTCCGGAACAAGCTGACCTGCTCCTGGGCCTCATCCTCACCGGGCAGAAGACCGCCACCGCCTCAGCTCTGTGGGACTACGAAGCTGCGGGTGAGCAGCTGCCCCGTGTCGGGCAACTCTGCATCGTCCTGGACGGCAGAGGCCGTCCACGAGCGCTGCTACGGACCGACAGTGTCGCTGTCGTTCCCTTCGACGAGGTCGATGAGGGACATGCCGTGGCCGATGGTGGCAGCGATGGTTCTCTGGCTCGTTGGCGCGAGGTCCATCGGGGACTCTTCAGTGAGCGTTTCTCTCCGGGGCGAGGGTTCGCGGAGGACATGCCGGTGGTGCTGGAGCGGTTCACCGTTCTGCACGCTTCGAGGGTGTGA
- a CDS encoding acyltransferase family protein, producing MARDLCRPLHLLIAAARRPTARSGVLHLPVQGRDVELPSDRGLSPEVVPSTAQTTGLVPAGRRERMPWVDAARGAVVMMVVLMHVGLYHYLPMVEGRRAADFWTGVNSVLQVVRMPALLVISGWLASSRIREGLCSRRTRRSIIANAYLYALWLALYTLAAVALHATTMAHAPAPSTFAVQLLVPYSTLWFLAGLCWYTLILSALRRLPPALVLGALFAIGWTSSLIWSVENGLWANIPHLAFFFGVGVYARQGMALVNRHPGRSALLSIAAASLSVRIARGLTQLGLAEYAFHTFTALAGVTAVFAAACLIAQFAARSTRLLAWMGRRTLPVYTLHYLAVMALSSVESGPLYELDRALLASESGVWMYPLVVTAAIIVLSVTVKEVADRICLSWLFAMPRVSSFRLFWARHTPAIRSTGHPRALRPVRLRLEGRR from the coding sequence ATGGCCCGCGACCTATGCAGACCACTCCACCTCCTCATCGCAGCCGCCCGACGTCCTACTGCGCGCTCGGGGGTTCTCCACCTGCCTGTTCAGGGACGGGATGTCGAGCTTCCGTCCGACCGCGGGCTGTCCCCTGAGGTCGTTCCTTCGACAGCCCAGACGACAGGGCTGGTTCCTGCTGGGCGTCGTGAGCGGATGCCGTGGGTCGATGCGGCGCGGGGCGCTGTCGTGATGATGGTCGTGCTCATGCATGTCGGCCTCTACCACTATCTGCCGATGGTTGAGGGCCGTCGGGCTGCTGATTTCTGGACCGGGGTGAATTCGGTCCTTCAGGTGGTCAGGATGCCCGCGCTGCTGGTCATCTCGGGATGGCTAGCCAGTTCACGAATCCGGGAAGGGCTGTGCAGCAGGCGAACTCGAAGAAGCATCATCGCTAACGCCTATCTCTACGCCCTGTGGCTCGCGCTGTACACCCTCGCTGCGGTCGCCCTGCACGCCACCACGATGGCGCATGCCCCTGCTCCCAGCACCTTCGCCGTTCAGCTCCTCGTCCCCTACAGCACCCTGTGGTTCCTGGCCGGGCTGTGCTGGTACACCCTCATTCTCTCCGCGTTACGTCGGCTACCTCCCGCCCTGGTCCTGGGGGCCCTCTTCGCCATCGGCTGGACCAGCAGCCTCATCTGGTCGGTCGAGAACGGGCTCTGGGCCAACATCCCCCATCTGGCCTTCTTCTTCGGTGTCGGGGTCTACGCCCGTCAAGGCATGGCCCTGGTCAACCGGCACCCGGGTCGCTCCGCTCTTCTGAGTATCGCCGCGGCCAGCCTGTCGGTGAGGATCGCGCGGGGGCTCACCCAGCTGGGCCTGGCCGAATACGCCTTCCACACCTTCACCGCCCTGGCCGGGGTGACCGCCGTCTTCGCCGCGGCCTGTCTCATCGCCCAGTTCGCCGCGCGTAGCACCCGTCTGCTCGCCTGGATGGGCCGACGCACCCTGCCGGTGTACACCCTGCACTATCTGGCGGTGATGGCGCTGTCCTCGGTGGAGAGCGGCCCCCTGTACGAGCTGGATCGGGCGCTGCTCGCTTCCGAATCCGGAGTGTGGATGTACCCCTTGGTGGTGACCGCCGCGATCATCGTGTTGTCGGTGACCGTGAAGGAGGTCGCCGACCGGATCTGTCTGAGCTGGTTGTTCGCGATGCCCCGGGTCAGCAGCTTCCGGCTGTTCTGGGCGCGGCATACTCCAGCCATCCGCTCGACCGGTCACCCTCGAGCGCTGCGGCCGGTCAGGCTACGACTGGAAGGGCGTAGATGA
- a CDS encoding alpha/beta hydrolase, giving the protein MQRRTWQRAAVCMLGGALVALCAGSATPGLSPFTADRPTFADRPYAGDRDPAHRLDLYLPREHSGPFPLVIFVHGGAWSFGDKAMPLRSNYGKLRSLLADHGYAVASVRYRFVDKAAFPAQLHDVKAAVRHLRAHSGELGLDPKRFAIAGDSAGGHLADLVGLVPDHTVTEPAPPTEDDEVGPIPPTDPDLEGDLGDTTVSSAVQAVVSYYGVSDLVGLFDDRDHAGCRSRSRGEKTAEGKLVRGDPEHGEGRAAATAASPLTYATRNRVPMLFLHGTDDCIVPHAQSQRLYDAVRAHGTPTELVLVSGGHSAPRFYEEPEIQTRVIEFLDRHLRPVGSG; this is encoded by the coding sequence ATGCAGCGCAGAACATGGCAGCGCGCGGCTGTCTGTATGCTCGGCGGCGCGCTCGTCGCGCTCTGTGCAGGCAGTGCCACGCCAGGTCTGTCCCCCTTCACCGCCGACCGTCCCACGTTCGCCGATCGTCCCTACGCCGGCGACCGCGACCCCGCCCACCGACTCGACCTCTACCTACCTCGAGAACACAGCGGTCCTTTCCCCCTGGTGATCTTCGTGCACGGCGGCGCGTGGTCCTTCGGGGACAAGGCCATGCCCCTGCGGAGCAACTACGGGAAGTTGCGCAGCCTGCTGGCCGATCACGGCTATGCCGTGGCCAGCGTGCGTTATCGCTTCGTGGACAAAGCCGCTTTCCCGGCCCAGCTGCATGACGTCAAGGCCGCAGTCCGGCATCTACGTGCCCACTCAGGAGAACTCGGCCTGGACCCCAAACGCTTCGCCATCGCCGGTGATTCCGCAGGCGGACATCTGGCCGACCTGGTGGGCCTGGTCCCCGACCACACCGTCACCGAACCCGCACCCCCGACGGAGGACGACGAGGTCGGCCCGATCCCGCCGACCGATCCTGACCTGGAAGGCGACCTCGGCGACACCACTGTCTCCAGTGCTGTTCAAGCCGTGGTCAGCTACTACGGGGTCTCCGACCTCGTCGGGCTCTTCGACGACCGGGATCATGCCGGATGCCGAAGCCGTTCCCGCGGCGAGAAGACCGCGGAGGGCAAACTCGTCCGAGGCGACCCCGAGCACGGTGAAGGACGAGCCGCAGCCACCGCGGCCAGCCCACTGACCTATGCCACCCGCAACCGGGTGCCGATGCTTTTCCTCCACGGAACCGATGACTGCATCGTTCCGCACGCACAGTCGCAACGTCTCTACGACGCGGTGCGTGCCCACGGCACACCTACCGAACTGGTGCTCGTGTCCGGTGGACACTCGGCACCCCGTTTCTACGAGGAGCCGGAGATCCAGACCAGAGTGATCGAATTCCTGGACCGGCATCTCAGGCCTGTGGGGAGCGGATGA
- a CDS encoding GMC oxidoreductase, with translation MKAHLTRTTTDDVLVIGSGFGGSVSALRLAEKGYRIRVLEAGERFEDHDHRPSTRVDRFLFAPWIGLYGIQRIHVLRDVLVLAGAGVGGGSLNYANTLYEPVSDAFYRDPQWAAITDWRDELKPYYALARRMLGVTTNPLTTPADEMLKDLAESTGRGHTFRRTPVGIFFGREGRLEPGVTVSDPYFGEQGPERTGCVHCGDCMSGCRYGAKNTLRKNYLYWAERKGVIIQERRTVTDIRPLPDGGYEVVSRRTGPLWARPDEQRHHADQVVIAAGAWGTQRLLSRLKAEGSLRGLSSRLGDLTRTNSEALCGATTGVRRSPVDFSRGIAITSSFHPDEATHIEPCRYGRGSNLMGLLTTPMTDGGGPVPRIVKWLGKVAARPDRVLSIALGLPRWSERTFIALVMQNHDNSLTVRGRRSRWRGWHLLSSPGHGRPSPRWIPAGNQAARQVAQQIGGFPLSSIGELADVPMTAHFLGGCVIGAGPEGGVVDPYHRVHGYPGLHIVDGSTVSANLGVNPSLTITAQAERAMSLWPNKGDVDPRPSPGRGYRRVKSVAPGDPALPGWLPTVDPDASGCPATC, from the coding sequence ATGAAAGCGCACCTCACCCGCACGACCACCGACGACGTCCTCGTCATCGGATCCGGTTTCGGCGGGTCCGTCAGCGCGCTTCGACTCGCCGAGAAGGGCTATCGGATCCGCGTCCTCGAGGCCGGAGAGCGTTTCGAGGACCACGATCACCGCCCTTCCACCCGGGTCGATCGTTTTCTCTTCGCGCCCTGGATCGGCCTCTACGGCATCCAACGCATCCACGTCCTGCGTGACGTCCTCGTCCTGGCCGGAGCAGGCGTCGGCGGTGGGTCGCTCAACTACGCGAATACCCTCTACGAACCGGTCTCTGACGCCTTCTACCGGGACCCCCAGTGGGCTGCCATCACCGACTGGCGCGACGAGCTCAAGCCCTACTACGCCCTTGCTCGGCGGATGCTCGGCGTGACCACCAACCCGTTGACGACCCCCGCCGACGAGATGTTGAAAGACCTCGCTGAGAGTACCGGGCGAGGCCACACCTTCCGGCGTACTCCGGTCGGGATTTTCTTCGGCCGCGAGGGTCGACTCGAACCCGGTGTCACGGTCTCCGACCCTTATTTCGGGGAACAGGGCCCCGAACGCACCGGATGCGTGCACTGCGGCGACTGCATGTCCGGCTGCCGGTACGGCGCGAAGAACACCCTGCGTAAGAACTACCTGTACTGGGCGGAGCGCAAAGGCGTGATCATCCAGGAACGCCGCACCGTCACCGATATCCGTCCGCTTCCCGACGGCGGGTACGAGGTGGTCAGTCGCCGTACCGGGCCGTTGTGGGCTCGACCGGACGAACAACGGCATCACGCCGACCAGGTCGTGATCGCCGCCGGTGCGTGGGGTACCCAGCGCCTGCTCTCCCGGCTGAAAGCCGAAGGATCTCTTCGGGGCCTCTCCTCCCGGCTCGGCGATCTGACCCGTACCAATTCAGAAGCCTTGTGCGGGGCCACGACCGGGGTACGTCGCAGCCCGGTCGATTTCAGCCGTGGTATCGCCATCACCTCCTCCTTCCATCCCGACGAGGCCACGCACATCGAACCCTGCAGGTATGGGCGTGGTTCCAATCTGATGGGCCTGCTGACCACGCCGATGACCGACGGCGGCGGGCCCGTTCCGCGGATCGTGAAATGGCTGGGGAAGGTCGCCGCCCGACCGGACCGGGTGCTCTCCATCGCGCTCGGGCTGCCGCGCTGGTCCGAGCGCACCTTCATCGCCTTGGTCATGCAGAACCATGACAACTCCCTGACGGTACGAGGCCGGCGTAGCCGGTGGCGCGGATGGCATCTGCTCTCCAGCCCAGGGCACGGTCGGCCGAGTCCACGGTGGATCCCGGCGGGTAATCAGGCTGCTCGACAGGTCGCCCAGCAGATCGGGGGATTTCCGCTGTCCAGCATCGGGGAGCTCGCCGACGTCCCGATGACGGCGCATTTCCTCGGGGGATGTGTCATCGGGGCGGGGCCGGAGGGAGGCGTGGTCGACCCCTACCACCGGGTCCACGGCTACCCGGGGTTGCACATCGTTGACGGATCGACGGTCTCGGCCAATCTCGGGGTGAATCCCTCGCTGACCATCACCGCCCAGGCGGAACGAGCAATGTCCTTGTGGCCCAACAAAGGTGATGTCGATCCGCGGCCCTCTCCGGGCAGGGGGTACCGGCGGGTGAAGTCGGTGGCCCCGGGGGACCCCGCATTGCCGGGCTGGCTGCCGACCGTCGACCCCGATGCTTCCGGTTGCCCTGCGACATGTTGA
- a CDS encoding FAD-dependent oxidoreductase — protein sequence MKVVIVGGVAGGMSTATRLRRRDEHAEIIVLERGEHVSFANCGLPYYVGGVIEDRQALLLQTPQSLAARFRIDVRVRHEVTRIDRPNKTVHLRDLRTGEETTETYDSLVLSPGASPFVPDFPGAEQALRLRDIADVDRMVAAVIGRPRSALVMGAGFIGLEMAENLVERGITVTLVEMADQVLAPLDPEMAVLVHRRLTERGVDVRLGSRVTAFSDGTATLSTGENIPADLLIAAIGVRADSALAVEAGLEVNERGGIVVNDHQRTSDPHIYAVGDAAQKQDFVDGSAAMVPLAQTANRHGRLVADVITGRETHAAGVLGTAIVGVFGLQVATTGWNEKRLRAAGRPIRVIHTHPADHAGYYPGAQGMSLKLLIDAENDAVLGAQGVGAAGVDKRIDVIATAIRGGLRASDLADLELAYAPQFGSAKDPVNMLGFVADNLATGMTDTVQWHELEAAVSAGAQVIDVRTQPEHDAGAIPDALLIPVDELRERLDEIPEGELIVHCAVGLRGHIAVQILAQHGRKARNLDGGYRTWQAGQETFSSRSSHS from the coding sequence ATGAAGGTCGTCATCGTCGGCGGAGTCGCCGGCGGCATGTCCACCGCGACTCGGCTGCGACGCCGCGACGAACACGCCGAGATCATCGTCCTCGAACGTGGCGAGCACGTCTCCTTCGCCAACTGCGGGCTGCCCTACTACGTCGGCGGCGTCATCGAAGACCGTCAGGCACTGCTCCTCCAGACCCCGCAGAGCCTCGCTGCACGTTTCCGCATCGACGTCCGCGTCCGGCACGAAGTCACCCGCATCGATCGTCCGAACAAGACGGTCCACCTCCGCGACCTGCGCACCGGAGAAGAAACCACCGAGACCTACGACTCGCTCGTCCTCTCCCCCGGCGCGTCACCTTTCGTCCCCGACTTCCCCGGGGCCGAACAGGCGCTACGACTCCGCGACATCGCCGATGTCGACCGGATGGTCGCAGCGGTCATCGGCCGTCCCCGCAGCGCGCTGGTCATGGGAGCCGGCTTCATCGGCCTGGAAATGGCCGAAAATCTCGTCGAACGCGGCATCACGGTCACCCTCGTCGAAATGGCCGACCAAGTCCTCGCCCCGCTCGACCCGGAGATGGCCGTCCTCGTCCATCGGCGGCTCACCGAACGTGGAGTCGACGTACGTCTGGGCAGCCGGGTCACCGCCTTCTCCGACGGAACAGCCACGCTCTCCACCGGTGAGAACATCCCGGCCGACCTGTTGATCGCCGCGATCGGCGTCCGCGCCGACTCCGCCCTCGCGGTCGAGGCCGGGCTCGAGGTCAACGAACGCGGGGGGATCGTGGTGAACGACCACCAGCGCACCAGCGACCCCCACATCTACGCAGTGGGCGACGCCGCGCAGAAACAGGACTTCGTCGACGGCAGCGCAGCCATGGTGCCGCTGGCCCAGACCGCCAACCGGCACGGTCGACTCGTCGCCGATGTCATCACCGGCCGGGAGACCCACGCCGCAGGCGTGCTCGGCACCGCCATCGTCGGCGTCTTCGGCTTGCAGGTCGCCACGACCGGATGGAACGAGAAACGCTTGCGGGCAGCCGGGCGGCCGATCCGCGTGATCCACACCCACCCGGCCGACCACGCCGGGTACTACCCCGGGGCCCAAGGCATGAGCCTGAAATTGTTGATCGACGCCGAGAACGACGCGGTCCTCGGCGCCCAGGGCGTCGGCGCGGCAGGGGTCGACAAACGCATCGACGTCATCGCCACCGCGATACGCGGCGGCCTGAGAGCCAGCGATCTGGCCGACCTCGAACTGGCCTATGCTCCGCAGTTCGGCTCGGCGAAAGACCCGGTGAACATGCTCGGTTTCGTGGCCGACAACCTGGCCACCGGCATGACCGATACGGTGCAATGGCACGAGCTCGAAGCAGCGGTGTCTGCGGGCGCCCAGGTGATCGACGTGCGTACCCAGCCCGAACACGACGCCGGAGCCATCCCCGATGCGCTACTCATCCCGGTCGACGAACTGCGGGAACGCCTCGACGAGATCCCCGAGGGCGAACTCATCGTCCACTGCGCCGTGGGTCTCCGCGGACACATCGCGGTGCAGATCCTGGCCCAGCACGGCCGAAAGGCCCGCAATCTCGACGGCGGCTACCGCACCTGGCAGGCCGGCCAGGAGACCTTCTCCTCGCGAAGCTCCCACAGCTAG
- a CDS encoding AMP-binding protein, with the protein MLTAIGEHASVSPDRVAVVSKGVGLTYGDLRLWVGAVAASLREDLRVRPGDRVGVAADAPHGSSWASPNHAACSCCTPCRSVSDT; encoded by the coding sequence ATGCTTACCGCGATCGGGGAGCACGCGAGCGTGAGCCCGGACCGCGTCGCAGTCGTCTCCAAGGGTGTCGGCCTTACCTACGGTGATTTGCGACTGTGGGTCGGCGCTGTCGCCGCGTCGCTGCGCGAAGACCTCCGTGTGCGGCCGGGCGATCGGGTGGGCGTGGCCGCGGACGCGCCACATGGCAGCTCCTGGGCATCCCCCAACCACGCCGCGTGCAGTTGTTGCACACCGTGCCGATCGGTGAGCGACACCTGA
- a CDS encoding enolase C-terminal domain-like protein, with product MQLLHTVPIGERHLTSHRPLKVKLGGDCDEQVLNDLVGQPGPILLDVNGGWSLKAWRRLRPVVERLAPAVLEDPATDDATIAEIRDALPGTAIVLDEPITDHAAVDRAMSVAGGANVKVMRMGGVLETLDALERLAAAGHTRMIGSFLEPQRSVAYSAQLSAMADWTDLDGHFWITGDPQVMSYELDSSEPGIPSISYDTTRGNW from the coding sequence GTGCAGTTGTTGCACACCGTGCCGATCGGTGAGCGACACCTGACCTCACACCGTCCGCTCAAGGTGAAGCTCGGCGGCGACTGCGACGAGCAGGTGCTCAACGACCTGGTGGGTCAGCCGGGTCCAATCCTTCTCGACGTGAACGGCGGCTGGTCGCTGAAGGCATGGCGGCGACTGCGTCCCGTAGTCGAGCGGCTCGCTCCGGCCGTGCTGGAGGACCCTGCCACGGACGACGCCACCATTGCGGAGATCCGCGACGCACTGCCCGGGACGGCGATCGTCCTCGACGAGCCAATCACCGACCACGCCGCCGTGGACCGCGCCATGTCCGTGGCGGGAGGAGCCAACGTCAAGGTGATGCGGATGGGTGGCGTGCTCGAGACGCTGGACGCTCTCGAACGCCTGGCCGCCGCCGGGCACACCCGGATGATCGGCAGCTTCCTAGAGCCACAGCGCTCGGTCGCCTACTCCGCCCAGTTGAGCGCGATGGCGGACTGGACAGACCTCGACGGTCACTTCTGGATTACCGGCGATCCACAGGTCATGTCCTACGAGCTCGACTCGTCGGAGCCGGGCATTCCCTCGATTTCCTACGACACGACGCGAGGCAACTGGTGA